In one window of Cydia fagiglandana chromosome 1, ilCydFagi1.1, whole genome shotgun sequence DNA:
- the LOC134679925 gene encoding glucose dehydrogenase [FAD, quinone]-like isoform X1, with amino-acid sequence MDIMTQTIGIPATPGVDPLDLFRDEYPLPKGYSQPLDEYDYIIVGAGSAGSALASRLSEDKEKPRPMVLVLEAGKPERLLTEVPMMAGQWPISEYAWPYQAEPQPGICTASENNRCYWPRGKAVGGTSLINFMIYTRGRPQDWDRIAADGNYGWSYNDVLHYYMKAEKADLRRLPKHPPYHGEEGPLNVENMSFRTGLVEAFLEAGRQMGYPTVDYNAPDGFGFGYVQATTHYGHRVSAAKAYLHDHKRRRNLHILPTATVTKILIEPNTKRAYGVEYVRNGRKYTVRCRREVILSAGPIASPQLLMLSGVGPKEHLESLGIPVIKDLPVGRTLYDHVAFPGVVFPLSRNNASLTIGKVLQVKNLLQWFTYGEGPLSSIGSIEGIGYIKTSQSDDPEQVPDIELISMAGSLALDDGLFFRRAWKIKDKTYNEVFAPLNGRDTWSAVPMLLQPKSKGYLELRDTNPFSHPKMHGNYLSDPRDLATLREAVKTVIQIGQSEPFRKYGGQLHLAYYSQCKNEVAGSDAYWDCAIRTLLISLHHQIATCRMGPPNDPNAVVDPELRVYGIDGLRVADSGVIPRPTAAHSNAPAIMIGEKAADMIKQTWSSVVH; translated from the exons ATGGATATAATGACGCAGACTATCGGGATCCCTGCCACGCCGGGAGTCGACCCGCTTGACTTGTTTCGGGACGAGTATCCTCTACCCAAAG GTTACAGCCAACCGCTGGACGAATACGACTACATCATCGTCGGCGCAGGTTCAGCAGGGTCGGCGCTGGCGTCCCGCCTGTCCGAAGACAAGGAGAAGCCACGACCCATGGTACTGGTGCTGGAGGCTGGGAAGCCGGAGCGTCTCCTGACTGAGGTGCCCATGATGGCGGGGCAGTGGCCAATCTCTGAGTATGCGTGGCCGTACCAGGCTGAGCCTCAGCCGGGGATCTGcacag CGAGCGAGAACAACCGCTGCTACTGGCCCCGCGGCAAGGCTGTGGGGGGCACTAGTCTCATCAACTTCATGATATACACCCGCGGTCGGCCGCAGGACTGGGACAGGATCGCTGCGGATGGGAACTATGGCTG GTCATATAATGACGTCTTGCATTATTATATGAAGGCTGAGAAAGCAGATCTGAGGAGGCTGCCTAAACACCCTCCATACCACGGTGAAGAGGGCCCGCTTAACGTCGAGAATATGTCTTTCAG AACTGGGCTAGTCGAGGCGTTTTTGGAAGCTGGAAGGCAAATGGGCTATCCAACTGTCGACTATAATGCACCAGATGGCTTTGGCTTCGGATACGTGCAAGCCACTACACACTACGGACACCGTGTCAGCGCCGCTAAAGCCTATCTTCATGATCACAAACGTAGGAGGAACCTGCACATCCTTCCCACAGCGACCGTCACTAAGATTCTCATTGAACCTAACACCAAGAGAGCGTACGGCGTTGAATACGTCAGGAATGGAAGAAAATACACAGTAAGGTGTCGTAGAGAGGTGATTCTATCAGCCGGCCCCATCGCCTCACCTCAACTTCTCATGCTGTCAGGAGTCGGTCCTAAAGAGCATTTAGAGTCCCTTGGAATACCAGTCATTAAAGACTTGCCCGTAGGAAGGACGTTGTATGATCACGTAGCGTTCCCAGGAGTTGTATTTCCACTAAGCAGGAACAACGCAAGTTTGACGATTGGAAAAGTTTTACAAGTAAAAAATCTATTACAGTGGTTTACATATGGCGAAGGGCCACTTTCCAGTATCGGTTCGATTGAAGGTATCGGATATATTAAAACATCACAGTCGGATGATCCTGAGCAAGTGCCTGATATTGAACTAATTTCCATGGCAGGCTCACTAGCTCTAGATGATGGCCTATTCTTTAGAAGAGCATGGAAAATTAAAGACAAAACATACAATGAAGTTTTTGCTCCCTTAAATGGGCGCGACACTTGGTCTGCTGTTCCAATGCTTTTGCAGCCAAAATCCAAAGGCTATTTAGAGCTTCGTGATACTAATCCCTTTTCTCATCCAAAAATGCACGGTAATTACTTAAGCGATCCTAGGGATTTAGCGACTTTGAGGGAAGCTGTTAAGACGGTGATCCAAATAGGGCAATCAGAGCCTTTTAGGAAGTATGGTGGACAGTTGCATCTGGCTTATTATTCTCAGTGTAAGAATGAGGTAGCAGGATCGGATGCTTATTGGGATTGTGCTATCAGGACGCTGCTCATAAGTCTTCACCATCAGATAGCGACGTGTCGGATGGGGCCACCGAATGACCCCAATGCGGTGGTGGACCCCGAGTTGCGAGTGTACGGGATTGACGGGCTGAGGGTGGCAGACTCGGGAGTGATCCCGCGGCCAACGGCAGCGCACTCCAACGCACCAGCGATTATGATCGGCGAGAAGGCAGCTGATATGATAAAACAGACATGGTCCAGTGTGGtgcattaa
- the LOC134679925 gene encoding glucose dehydrogenase [FAD, quinone]-like isoform X2, which translates to MDMMTQTIGIPATPGVDPLDLFRDEYPLPKGYSQPLDEYDYIIVGAGSAGSALASRLSEDKEKPRPMVLVLEAGKPERLLTEVPMMAGQWPISEYAWPYQAEPQPGICTASENNRCYWPRGKAVGGTSLINFMIYTRGRPQDWDRIAADGNYGWSYNDVLHYYMKAEKADLRRLPKHPPYHGEEGPLNVENMSFRTGLVEAFLEAGRQMGYPTVDYNAPDGFGFGYVQATTHYGHRVSAAKAYLHDHKRRRNLHILPTATVTKILIEPNTKRAYGVEYVRNGRKYTVRCRREVILSAGPIASPQLLMLSGVGPKEHLESLGIPVIKDLPVGRTLYDHVAFPGVVFPLSRNNASLTIGKVLQVKNLLQWFTYGEGPLSSIGSIEGIGYIKTSQSDDPEQVPDIELISMAGSLALDDGLFFRRAWKIKDKTYNEVFAPLNGRDTWSAVPMLLQPKSKGYLELRDTNPFSHPKMHGNYLSDPRDLATLREAVKTVIQIGQSEPFRKYGGQLHLAYYSQCKNEVAGSDAYWDCAIRTLLISLHHQIATCRMGPPNDPNAVVDPELRVYGIDGLRVADSGVIPRPTAAHSNAPAIMIGEKAADMIKQTWSSVVH; encoded by the exons ATGGATATGATGACGCAGACTATCGGGATCCCTGCCACGCCGGGAGTCGACCCGCTTGACTTGTTCCGCGACGAGTATCCTCTACCCAAAG GTTACAGCCAACCGCTGGACGAATACGACTACATCATCGTCGGCGCAGGTTCAGCAGGGTCGGCGCTGGCGTCCCGCCTGTCCGAAGACAAGGAGAAGCCACGACCCATGGTACTGGTGCTGGAGGCTGGGAAGCCGGAGCGTCTCCTGACTGAGGTGCCCATGATGGCGGGGCAGTGGCCAATCTCTGAGTATGCGTGGCCGTACCAGGCTGAGCCTCAGCCGGGGATCTGcacag CGAGCGAGAACAACCGCTGCTACTGGCCCCGCGGCAAGGCTGTGGGGGGCACTAGTCTCATCAACTTCATGATATACACCCGCGGTCGGCCGCAGGACTGGGACAGGATCGCTGCGGATGGGAACTATGGCTG GTCATATAATGACGTCTTGCATTATTATATGAAGGCTGAGAAAGCAGATCTGAGGAGGCTGCCTAAACACCCTCCATACCACGGTGAAGAGGGCCCGCTTAACGTCGAGAATATGTCTTTCAG AACTGGGCTAGTCGAGGCGTTTTTGGAAGCTGGAAGGCAAATGGGCTATCCAACTGTCGACTATAATGCACCAGATGGCTTTGGCTTCGGATACGTGCAAGCCACTACACACTACGGACACCGTGTCAGCGCCGCTAAAGCCTATCTTCATGATCACAAACGTAGGAGGAACCTGCACATCCTTCCCACAGCGACCGTCACTAAGATTCTCATTGAACCTAACACCAAGAGAGCGTACGGCGTTGAATACGTCAGGAATGGAAGAAAATACACAGTAAGGTGTCGTAGAGAGGTGATTCTATCAGCCGGCCCCATCGCCTCACCTCAACTTCTCATGCTGTCAGGAGTCGGTCCTAAAGAGCATTTAGAGTCCCTTGGAATACCAGTCATTAAAGACTTGCCCGTAGGAAGGACGTTGTATGATCACGTAGCGTTCCCAGGAGTTGTATTTCCACTAAGCAGGAACAACGCAAGTTTGACGATTGGAAAAGTTTTACAAGTAAAAAATCTATTACAGTGGTTTACATATGGCGAAGGGCCACTTTCCAGTATCGGTTCGATTGAAGGTATCGGATATATTAAAACATCACAGTCGGATGATCCTGAGCAAGTGCCTGATATTGAACTAATTTCCATGGCAGGCTCACTAGCTCTAGATGATGGCCTATTCTTTAGAAGAGCATGGAAAATTAAAGACAAAACATACAATGAAGTTTTTGCTCCCTTAAATGGGCGCGACACTTGGTCTGCTGTTCCAATGCTTTTGCAGCCAAAATCCAAAGGCTATTTAGAGCTTCGTGATACTAATCCCTTTTCTCATCCAAAAATGCACGGTAATTACTTAAGCGATCCTAGGGATTTAGCGACTTTGAGGGAAGCTGTTAAGACGGTGATCCAAATAGGGCAATCAGAGCCTTTTAGGAAGTATGGTGGACAGTTGCATCTGGCTTATTATTCTCAGTGTAAGAATGAGGTAGCAGGATCGGATGCTTATTGGGATTGTGCTATCAGGACGCTGCTCATAAGTCTTCACCATCAGATAGCGACGTGTCGGATGGGGCCACCGAATGACCCCAATGCGGTGGTGGACCCCGAGTTGCGAGTGTACGGGATTGACGGGCTGAGGGTGGCAGACTCGGGAGTGATCCCGCGGCCAACGGCAGCGCACTCCAACGCACCAGCGATTATGATCGGCGAGAAGGCAGCTGATATGATAAAACAGACATGGTCCAGTGTGGtgcattaa